The following are encoded in a window of Gramella sp. MT6 genomic DNA:
- a CDS encoding NAD-dependent succinate-semialdehyde dehydrogenase, whose translation MIESKNPYTGEVIEKFKELTKPEIDEALEKADKRFKKWRKTSFKDRADLMLKAAEELKKNKEEYARDISLEMGKPISQAVSEIEKCTWVCEYYAENGERHLSSKNIHTDAAKSYVSYEPIGVVLAVMPWNYPFWQVFRFAAPALMAGNIGILKHASNVMRSANNIQKVFERAGFPDACFQNLVLGSSKIEAIIKDPRVKAVTLTGSKPAGAAVASTAGSEIKKSVLELGGSNALVVFKDADLKESVKTCVQARFQNTGQSCIAGKRLILHESIADEFIDEFVRQVRELKSGDPLDENTFIGTLAREDLAEDLEKQIQDSVKAGAKIILGGKRDKAYLEPTVLTNVTPEMSMFREETFGPAIGVTTFKKDQEAIDLVNLSDFGLGVSIFTEDMDFAEKIVPEFEDGAVFVNELVKSDPRLPFGGTKISGYGRELSADGIQEFVNKKTVYFK comes from the coding sequence ATGATTGAATCTAAGAATCCATATACCGGGGAAGTGATAGAGAAGTTCAAAGAACTTACAAAACCGGAAATAGATGAAGCTCTTGAAAAAGCAGACAAGAGATTTAAAAAATGGCGTAAGACAAGCTTTAAAGATCGCGCAGATCTTATGCTTAAAGCTGCTGAGGAACTTAAAAAGAACAAAGAAGAATATGCCAGGGATATTAGTCTGGAAATGGGAAAACCAATTTCACAGGCTGTTTCAGAAATAGAAAAGTGTACATGGGTATGTGAATATTATGCAGAAAATGGCGAAAGACATTTATCTTCAAAGAATATTCATACAGACGCTGCGAAAAGCTATGTTTCATACGAACCGATAGGAGTAGTGCTGGCTGTAATGCCGTGGAATTATCCTTTCTGGCAGGTATTCAGATTTGCAGCACCAGCATTAATGGCCGGTAATATTGGTATTTTGAAACATGCGAGCAACGTAATGCGTTCTGCTAATAATATCCAGAAGGTTTTTGAACGAGCAGGCTTTCCAGATGCATGTTTTCAAAATTTAGTTCTTGGAAGTAGTAAAATTGAGGCGATAATCAAAGATCCGAGAGTTAAAGCAGTAACCCTAACCGGTAGTAAACCAGCTGGAGCTGCCGTGGCTTCAACTGCAGGAAGTGAGATCAAAAAATCTGTCCTTGAACTTGGTGGCAGTAATGCCCTCGTGGTTTTTAAGGACGCAGATCTAAAGGAAAGCGTTAAAACTTGTGTACAGGCAAGATTTCAGAACACGGGACAAAGCTGTATTGCCGGGAAAAGGCTTATTCTTCATGAAAGTATTGCCGATGAATTTATAGACGAATTCGTTAGGCAGGTAAGGGAATTGAAAAGCGGCGATCCATTAGATGAAAATACTTTTATAGGTACTCTCGCAAGAGAAGATCTAGCTGAAGACTTAGAGAAACAAATTCAGGATTCGGTAAAGGCAGGAGCGAAGATCATCCTGGGAGGTAAAAGAGATAAAGCATATTTGGAACCAACTGTACTTACCAATGTTACTCCAGAAATGAGTATGTTTCGTGAAGAAACTTTTGGACCTGCAATTGGTGTCACCACCTTTAAAAAAGACCAGGAAGCAATAGATCTGGTCAATCTTTCCGATTTTGGGTTAGGAGTATCCATATTCACCGAGGATATGGATTTTGCAGAGAAGATAGTTCCGGAATTTGAAGATGGCGCTGTCTTCGTTAATGAGCTGGTAAAAAGTGATCCAAGGTTACCTTTTGGTGGAACCAAGATATCAGGGTACGGGAGAGAATTATCAGCAGATGGTATACAGGAATTTGTAAATAAAAAAACCGTTTATTTTAAATGA
- a CDS encoding glyoxalase, with protein sequence MTPRDINLLELRPEIPSARITENMSADERFQNETLRPVVKLQNDLLLAAFRNYINKHKNKFYELKLEKRLEYIENTIQRDIKFRNSLKGMIIGQFTLEEYERYIQNSSALNKRMMNIVRERLQSNIQLLERDMAY encoded by the coding sequence ATGACTCCGAGAGATATTAACCTATTGGAACTCAGACCCGAGATTCCTTCCGCAAGAATTACCGAAAACATGAGTGCAGACGAACGATTTCAGAATGAAACGCTTCGGCCTGTCGTTAAACTTCAGAACGATTTGCTTCTCGCTGCTTTTAGAAATTACATCAATAAGCACAAGAATAAGTTCTATGAGCTTAAACTTGAAAAAAGACTGGAGTATATCGAAAATACGATCCAAAGGGATATAAAGTTCAGAAACAGTTTAAAAGGTATGATCATTGGACAATTCACACTGGAAGAGTATGAAAGATATATTCAGAATTCTTCTGCTTTGAATAAAAGAATGATGAATATTGTTAGAGAAAGACTACAGAGCAATATCCAGCTGCTAGAACGCGATATGGCGTACTAG
- a CDS encoding SatD family protein → MIAVISADLLSSSSYPKDLLEKVIITLNKEFESIEKTSKEDSGFRIFRGDSFQGVVHEPSEALTLALLFKTAINRLHLKGINGNKAFKREADLRMAIGIGTYDFKRESILESNGEAFQFSGRTLDEMKKENRKLKLKTSDDNLNEEFNTSFFLFDTLSDKWSTASAEVIYYLLKGFKETEIADELGISQSAVNQRKKAAGWDAIEVLIARYQKVISEHFSNGK, encoded by the coding sequence ATGATTGCAGTAATCTCAGCAGATCTATTATCCTCATCCAGCTATCCAAAGGACTTGCTGGAAAAGGTTATCATTACCTTAAACAAGGAATTTGAATCCATTGAGAAAACTTCGAAAGAAGACTCGGGTTTTCGAATATTTCGTGGCGATAGTTTCCAGGGTGTAGTTCATGAACCTTCTGAAGCTCTTACATTAGCTTTACTTTTTAAAACGGCTATTAACAGGTTGCATCTAAAGGGTATTAATGGTAATAAAGCTTTTAAGCGTGAAGCAGATCTGAGAATGGCTATTGGGATTGGAACCTATGATTTTAAAAGGGAATCCATTCTGGAATCAAATGGGGAAGCATTTCAATTTTCAGGACGCACCCTGGACGAAATGAAAAAGGAGAACCGTAAATTGAAGTTAAAGACTTCAGATGATAATCTAAATGAAGAATTCAACACTTCTTTTTTCCTATTCGATACCTTATCTGATAAATGGAGTACTGCTTCGGCGGAAGTAATTTATTATCTTTTGAAAGGATTTAAGGAAACTGAAATTGCAGATGAACTTGGTATTAGCCAGTCTGCCGTTAACCAACGAAAAAAAGCTGCCGGTTGGGATGCAATTGAAGTTTTAATAGCCCGTTATCAAAAAGTCATTTCTGAACATTTCTCTAATGGAAAATAG
- a CDS encoding transcription elongation factor, whose amino-acid sequence MVANKEELYYKCLDTVNRQIEKYQKEMDQIRESMENNDAHTDYDEDDSKGQLLGDFEKYAEYLDNSTKMKEKLSRIDKKHYTEQIDFGSVVETSENYYFISAALGKIVLDEGSTVYAISTDAPIYQEMKGKKAGESFTFNDKEHKILNVH is encoded by the coding sequence ATGGTAGCTAATAAAGAGGAGTTATATTACAAATGCCTGGATACTGTAAACAGGCAAATAGAGAAATATCAGAAGGAGATGGACCAGATAAGGGAATCCATGGAGAATAATGATGCCCATACAGATTATGACGAAGACGACAGTAAAGGGCAACTACTTGGAGACTTTGAAAAATATGCTGAATATCTGGACAATTCTACCAAAATGAAGGAGAAATTAAGCCGTATAGATAAAAAACATTACACCGAGCAAATTGATTTTGGAAGTGTGGTGGAAACTTCAGAGAACTATTATTTTATTTCGGCAGCATTAGGAAAAATAGTACTGGACGAAGGAAGCACGGTTTATGCAATTTCCACCGACGCGCCAATTTACCAGGAAATGAAAGGTAAAAAAGCAGGTGAAAGCTTTACGTTCAACGATAAGGAACATAAGATCCTGAACGTGCATTAA
- a CDS encoding DUF3307 domain-containing protein has product MENSILIFLQLLLAHIITDFVIQPTKWVRHKRNHKSKSKFLYLHAFIAGFLTFVFLMRLEWWYIAIFIGVTHFFVDLWKLQFDKDNLKMFVSDQLLHFFAILIAWLYITSNFSNIFSYLSDIIQSEVILATLIGYLLIIFPAGFLIGKATKRWQSEVEDDLRKNSLDAAGRYIGIFERILVLTFILTANFSAIGFLIAAKSILRFSDKSETGARKQTEYVLIGTLMSFTITILIGFLVRHIAF; this is encoded by the coding sequence ATGGAAAATAGCATACTGATCTTTCTTCAATTACTATTAGCGCATATCATTACAGATTTTGTGATCCAGCCAACAAAATGGGTTAGGCATAAACGTAATCACAAATCAAAATCAAAATTCTTATACCTGCATGCTTTCATTGCTGGTTTCCTGACTTTTGTTTTTCTAATGCGTTTAGAATGGTGGTATATTGCAATTTTTATTGGAGTAACTCACTTTTTTGTTGATCTCTGGAAGTTGCAGTTCGATAAGGATAATCTAAAAATGTTCGTTTCAGACCAGTTACTACATTTCTTTGCGATCCTGATTGCCTGGTTATATATCACTTCTAATTTTTCAAATATATTTTCTTACTTATCAGATATAATTCAGTCTGAGGTTATACTTGCTACCCTAATCGGTTACCTGCTCATTATTTTTCCCGCCGGATTCTTAATTGGAAAAGCTACCAAAAGATGGCAAAGTGAAGTTGAGGATGACCTTAGAAAGAATAGTCTGGACGCTGCGGGTAGATATATAGGGATCTTCGAAAGAATTCTTGTCCTAACTTTTATTCTAACTGCAAATTTTTCAGCAATAGGCTTTTTGATCGCGGCAAAATCTATTTTACGCTTTAGCGATAAATCTGAGACCGGCGCGAGAAAGCAAACCGAGTACGTGCTCATAGGAACCCTGATGAGCTTTACGATCACAATTCTAATTGGTTTCCTAGTACGCCATATCGCGTTCTAG